One window of the Rhodococcus sovatensis genome contains the following:
- the rplU gene encoding 50S ribosomal protein L21, with product MATYAIVKTGGKQYKVAVGDLVKVEKIEGAPGTAVSLAPVLVVDGSDLTTDADKLAKISVAGEIVEHTKGPKIRIHKFKNKTGYHKRQGHRQKLTVLKVTGIK from the coding sequence ATGGCAACGTACGCGATCGTCAAGACCGGCGGAAAGCAGTACAAGGTCGCTGTTGGTGACCTCGTCAAGGTCGAGAAGATCGAGGGAGCGCCCGGCACTGCTGTCTCGCTTGCTCCGGTCCTCGTCGTTGATGGATCCGACCTGACCACAGATGCAGACAAGCTGGCGAAGATCTCCGTCGCCGGTGAGATCGTCGAGCACACCAAGGGCCCGAAGATCCGCATCCACAAGTTCAAGAACAAGACCGGCTACCACAAGCGTCAGGGACACAGGCAGAAGCTGACTGTCCTCAAGGTCACCGGTATCAAGTAA
- the rpmA gene encoding 50S ribosomal protein L27 encodes MAHKKGASSSRNGRDSNAQRLGVKRFGGQTVSAGEILVRQRGTHFHPGVNVGRGGDDTLFALSAGAVEFGAKRGRKTVNIVPVAVEV; translated from the coding sequence ATGGCACATAAGAAGGGTGCATCAAGCTCCCGTAACGGTCGCGACTCAAATGCTCAGCGCCTCGGCGTGAAGCGTTTCGGCGGCCAGACGGTCAGCGCAGGCGAGATCCTGGTTCGTCAGCGTGGCACTCACTTCCACCCCGGCGTCAACGTCGGCCGTGGCGGCGACGACACTCTGTTCGCTCTGTCCGCAGGCGCAGTCGAGTTCGGCGCCAAGCGTGGACGCAAGACCGTGAACATCGTTCCGGTCGCAGTCGAGGTCTAG
- the obgE gene encoding GTPase ObgE: protein MSRFIDRVVLHVSAGKGGNGCSSVHREKFKPLGGPDGGNGGQGGGVVFVVDSSVHTLLDFHFHSHAKASNGTQGMGGNREGANGEDLILKVPDGTVVLDKNGRILADMIGEGTRFDAAPGGRGGLGNAALASKARRAPGFALLGEEGIERDLVLELKSVADIGLVGFPSAGKSSLVSVLSAAKPKIADYPFTTLVPNLGVVSSGDTTYTVADVPGLIPGASQGKGLGLDFLRHLERTAVLAHVVDCATLDPGRDPVSDVDALEAELAAYKPAMLGDASLGDLADRPRIVVLNKADIPEAAELAEMVTPEFEARGWPVFTISAVSHEGLKPLIYALGKMVEDYRIAHPPAEPRRPVLRPVARNEEGFQVIKDPDVPGGFVVLGTRPERWVRQTQFSNDEAVGYLADRLARLGVEDALIKLGAQPGASVTIGDVSFDWEPQTTAGVEITRTGRGTDIRLDQVERIGAEERKHARRVRRGLDTEE from the coding sequence ATGTCACGATTCATCGACCGCGTGGTACTGCATGTCAGTGCCGGTAAAGGCGGCAACGGCTGCTCTTCGGTTCATCGCGAGAAGTTCAAACCGCTCGGTGGCCCCGACGGCGGCAACGGCGGTCAGGGTGGCGGCGTCGTGTTCGTCGTCGACAGCAGCGTCCATACGCTTCTCGATTTCCACTTCCACTCGCACGCCAAGGCGAGCAACGGAACGCAGGGAATGGGCGGGAACCGAGAGGGGGCCAACGGTGAGGATCTGATCCTCAAGGTCCCCGACGGAACGGTCGTCCTGGACAAGAACGGCCGCATTCTCGCCGACATGATCGGCGAAGGCACCCGATTCGACGCTGCACCGGGAGGTCGCGGCGGACTGGGCAATGCAGCGCTGGCGTCGAAGGCTCGTCGTGCGCCCGGATTCGCCCTCCTCGGCGAGGAGGGCATCGAGCGCGACTTGGTACTCGAACTCAAGTCGGTTGCCGATATCGGCCTCGTCGGGTTCCCTTCCGCAGGCAAGTCCTCGCTGGTGTCGGTGTTGTCCGCCGCCAAGCCGAAGATCGCCGACTACCCGTTCACCACGCTCGTGCCGAACCTGGGTGTCGTCTCCAGCGGCGATACGACCTACACGGTGGCCGATGTCCCCGGCCTGATCCCCGGTGCGAGCCAAGGCAAGGGGCTTGGTCTCGACTTTCTGCGGCACCTCGAACGAACCGCGGTCCTGGCTCACGTAGTCGACTGCGCCACACTGGATCCGGGCCGCGACCCGGTCTCCGACGTCGACGCTCTCGAAGCCGAGCTCGCGGCCTACAAGCCTGCGATGCTCGGTGACGCAAGCTTGGGTGACCTCGCCGACCGTCCGCGGATCGTCGTTCTCAACAAGGCGGACATCCCCGAAGCCGCCGAGTTGGCAGAGATGGTCACCCCCGAGTTCGAAGCTCGCGGCTGGCCTGTCTTCACGATCTCCGCTGTGAGTCACGAAGGCCTGAAGCCGCTGATCTACGCCCTCGGCAAGATGGTCGAGGACTACCGCATCGCGCACCCGCCGGCAGAACCTCGTCGACCGGTCCTTCGGCCCGTTGCCCGCAACGAAGAGGGTTTCCAGGTCATCAAGGATCCCGATGTGCCGGGTGGATTCGTCGTACTGGGCACCAGGCCGGAACGCTGGGTACGTCAGACGCAGTTCAGCAACGACGAAGCGGTCGGGTACCTCGCGGACCGTCTGGCGCGCCTCGGCGTCGAGGACGCTCTCATCAAGCTGGGAGCTCAGCCGGGCGCCTCTGTGACCATCGGCGACGTGTCGTTCGACTGGGAGCCACAGACGACCGCCGGCGTGGAGATCACCCGTACGGGTCGCGGTACCGATATTCGACTCGATCAGGTCGAGCGCATCGGTGCGGAGGAACGCAAGCATGCTCGTCGAGTCCGCCGCGGACTCGACACCGAAGAGTGA
- the proB gene encoding glutamate 5-kinase, whose protein sequence is MTAESDSAVGVSATRATIADAKRIVVKIGSSALTSLVGGLDVGRLDLLADAVEARMRAGTDVIVVSSGAIGAGIAPLGLTKRPRDLATKQAAASVGQLALAHAWGTSFARYGRTVGQVLLTAEDIARRTNHRNAQRTLDRLRSLGAVAVVNENDTVATAEIRFGDNDRLAALVAHLAGAEALILLSDVDGLYDGDPRKGHAVLIPEVNSPEDLDGVVAGSGGALGTGGMASKLSAARLAADAGVPVLLAAAADADVALTTAHVGTAFAGRPVRLSSRRFWVRHAADVQGDLHLDAGAVTAVVGGRRSLLSAGITGISGRFYGGDVVALRDPDGLVVARGVAAYDASELTGMLGKSSSDLSPELQRPVVHADDLVSVAT, encoded by the coding sequence GTGACTGCTGAATCCGATTCTGCTGTCGGGGTATCGGCGACCAGGGCAACCATTGCCGATGCCAAACGGATCGTGGTCAAGATCGGCTCCTCCGCGTTGACCTCGCTCGTCGGTGGTCTCGACGTCGGACGCCTCGACCTCCTTGCCGATGCCGTCGAGGCCAGGATGCGGGCAGGTACCGACGTGATCGTGGTGTCCTCCGGAGCTATCGGCGCTGGGATCGCGCCCCTGGGACTGACCAAGAGGCCACGGGATCTGGCGACGAAGCAGGCTGCCGCAAGCGTCGGGCAGCTCGCACTGGCACATGCGTGGGGGACGTCGTTCGCGCGGTACGGACGGACCGTCGGGCAGGTGCTGCTCACAGCCGAGGACATCGCTCGTCGTACCAACCATCGCAATGCGCAACGCACCCTCGATCGTTTGCGGTCCCTCGGCGCGGTCGCCGTGGTCAATGAGAACGACACGGTGGCCACGGCCGAGATCCGCTTCGGCGACAACGATCGACTGGCTGCACTCGTCGCGCACCTCGCGGGCGCCGAGGCCCTGATACTTCTGTCCGACGTCGACGGTCTCTACGACGGTGATCCCCGCAAGGGCCACGCCGTGCTGATTCCCGAGGTGAACAGCCCGGAAGACCTCGACGGAGTCGTGGCCGGGTCCGGGGGAGCCCTCGGTACCGGCGGAATGGCATCCAAATTGTCCGCTGCGCGCCTGGCCGCGGACGCCGGTGTTCCCGTCCTACTCGCAGCGGCAGCGGACGCCGACGTCGCATTGACGACAGCGCACGTCGGGACGGCTTTCGCCGGTCGACCGGTACGGCTGTCCTCGCGGCGATTCTGGGTTCGTCACGCCGCCGACGTGCAGGGCGATCTCCATCTGGACGCGGGTGCGGTCACTGCGGTGGTCGGCGGTCGGCGGTCGTTGTTGTCCGCGGGAATCACCGGAATTTCCGGACGCTTCTACGGAGGCGATGTCGTTGCACTGCGCGATCCCGACGGACTCGTCGTTGCTCGTGGGGTCGCCGCATACGATGCCTCCGAGCTGACCGGAATGCTCGGAAAGTCCAGCTCCGATCTTTCGCCGGAATTGCAGCGTCCCGTCGTTCACGCCGACGACCTGGTATCGGTCGCAACCTAG
- a CDS encoding MFS transporter: MDRTDFSTDADAVFRRRWLILAVMVVCLLVVILDNTILNVALKTIQSDLDASQSAMQWAVDSYAVVFAGLLIVWGVTGDRIGRKRTLVIGMVLFGITSALCSTADSATELIVYRALMGIGAAAVQPQTLSIIQNVFEPDERPKAIGIWAAASGIAIALGPITGGALLEFFWWGSVFLVNVPIVIIGVALIFVLVPESKDPNPGKIDPFGVILSIVALVVLVFGIIEGGNTNDWLQWRSLGAIVLGAILLTLFVVLERRSVHPTIDVTLFKNRQFSAGTISIALVFFSLMGATFYLAYYLQAIRGYTPLAAGVALIAVAAGVMISASQAAKLSDRFGARYVAGSGLTLFALAMLSYGLVGETTPQWIVEVQMFVLGSGMGLTMTPATNAIMGAVPRDKAGAGSAVNNTVRQVAGALGVAVLGSLLAVAFRADLGATTPSDVASALDQPSQIVSQLPTEVQVTPLATADASESIGGALDFAGRSAEALTARAALPQAGGIPADVMAEQKQNAEETLTTFVAESKAAFVHGMHVSSVAAAGSAFLGAIAAFTLLPGRLRVEDEAEVSV, encoded by the coding sequence ATGGACCGGACCGACTTCTCGACCGACGCGGATGCAGTGTTCCGGCGGCGCTGGCTCATTCTCGCGGTCATGGTCGTGTGCCTGCTGGTCGTCATCCTCGACAACACCATCCTCAACGTCGCACTGAAGACTATTCAGTCCGACCTCGATGCGTCGCAGAGCGCGATGCAATGGGCCGTGGACAGCTACGCGGTCGTCTTCGCGGGACTGCTGATCGTGTGGGGTGTCACCGGTGACCGGATCGGGCGTAAACGGACCCTTGTCATCGGAATGGTGCTGTTCGGCATCACGTCAGCGCTGTGCTCGACGGCGGACAGTGCGACCGAGCTCATCGTCTACCGGGCGCTCATGGGTATCGGCGCGGCGGCCGTTCAGCCGCAGACGCTGTCGATTATTCAGAACGTGTTCGAACCGGACGAGCGGCCGAAGGCAATCGGCATCTGGGCTGCGGCGTCGGGAATCGCCATTGCACTCGGTCCGATCACCGGTGGTGCTTTGCTCGAATTCTTCTGGTGGGGATCGGTTTTCCTCGTCAACGTGCCGATCGTCATCATCGGTGTCGCATTGATCTTCGTGCTGGTTCCAGAGTCGAAGGATCCGAACCCAGGCAAGATCGACCCGTTCGGAGTGATCCTGTCCATCGTGGCCCTGGTGGTGCTCGTCTTCGGAATCATCGAGGGCGGCAACACCAACGACTGGTTGCAGTGGCGGTCGCTGGGTGCAATCGTCCTCGGGGCGATCCTGCTGACCCTGTTCGTAGTGCTGGAGCGTCGAAGTGTGCACCCGACGATCGACGTGACGTTGTTCAAGAACCGACAGTTCTCCGCGGGCACCATTTCGATTGCGCTCGTGTTCTTTTCGTTGATGGGTGCCACCTTCTACCTGGCCTACTATCTGCAGGCCATTCGTGGGTACACCCCGCTCGCTGCCGGTGTTGCACTGATCGCAGTCGCCGCGGGTGTCATGATTTCGGCCAGTCAAGCTGCCAAGCTGTCCGACCGGTTCGGCGCGCGGTACGTAGCAGGCAGCGGGCTCACCCTCTTCGCGCTGGCGATGCTGTCCTACGGACTGGTAGGAGAGACCACGCCACAGTGGATCGTCGAGGTTCAGATGTTCGTGCTCGGCTCCGGCATGGGGTTGACGATGACTCCGGCGACGAACGCGATCATGGGGGCCGTTCCACGCGACAAGGCTGGAGCGGGATCGGCCGTCAACAACACCGTCCGGCAGGTCGCAGGCGCGCTCGGTGTGGCGGTGCTCGGGTCACTGCTCGCAGTGGCATTCCGCGCGGACCTGGGGGCCACGACCCCCAGCGACGTGGCGTCCGCACTGGATCAGCCGTCGCAGATCGTCTCTCAGCTGCCGACCGAAGTCCAGGTCACTCCGCTGGCGACCGCCGACGCGAGTGAGTCCATCGGCGGTGCACTCGACTTTGCGGGCCGGTCCGCGGAGGCGCTGACAGCGCGTGCCGCACTGCCGCAGGCGGGTGGGATTCCCGCCGATGTCATGGCGGAGCAGAAGCAGAACGCCGAGGAGACGCTGACGACGTTCGTCGCCGAGTCCAAAGCGGCCTTCGTGCACGGCATGCATGTGTCCTCGGTCGCAGCTGCGGGGAGCGCCTTCCTCGGCGCCATCGCTGCATTCACACTGCTCCCAGGCAGGCTGCGGGTGGAGGACGAGGCGGAAGTTTCAGTGTGA
- a CDS encoding NAD-dependent protein deacetylase has product MASPVRPDVASAHVQPSAHVQPSAHVQPSAQLTAIARLLEGKRVAVVSGAGMSTDSGIPDYRGPDSPPRNPMTYQQFVGDDEFRRHYWARNHVGWRHMDAARPNDGHRALAALERRGIVTGIITQNVDMLHTKAGSRQVIDLHGVYARVRCLDCQQLMSRFTLARRLDAKNPGFLDSVAPAEGVEIAPDADAIITDTAHFHMVDCEHCGGILKPDIVYFGESVPKPRVAQAFDLVDSSDALLVVGSSLTVMSGLRFVRRAAKAALPIVVINRGPTRGDEFATITTQAGCSETLAALVDALPPLD; this is encoded by the coding sequence GTGGCTTCACCCGTCCGCCCTGACGTTGCCTCAGCGCATGTCCAACCCTCGGCGCATGTCCAACCCTCGGCGCATGTCCAACCCTCGGCGCAACTGACTGCCATTGCGCGGTTGTTGGAGGGCAAGCGAGTTGCGGTCGTGTCCGGCGCCGGGATGTCCACCGATTCCGGAATTCCCGACTACCGCGGACCGGACTCTCCCCCGCGCAACCCGATGACCTATCAGCAGTTCGTCGGCGACGACGAGTTCCGCCGCCACTACTGGGCTCGCAACCACGTCGGCTGGCGTCACATGGATGCAGCGCGGCCGAACGACGGCCATCGTGCTCTCGCCGCTCTCGAACGCCGGGGCATCGTCACCGGGATCATCACCCAGAACGTCGACATGCTGCATACCAAGGCTGGGAGCAGACAGGTGATCGACCTGCACGGAGTCTATGCCCGCGTCCGATGCCTCGACTGCCAGCAGTTGATGTCACGCTTCACGCTGGCTCGGCGGCTCGATGCGAAGAACCCGGGATTCCTGGACAGTGTCGCCCCTGCCGAGGGGGTGGAGATAGCGCCGGACGCCGACGCGATCATCACCGATACGGCGCACTTTCACATGGTCGATTGCGAGCACTGCGGAGGGATACTGAAACCGGACATCGTCTATTTCGGCGAGAGCGTACCCAAGCCCCGTGTGGCGCAAGCCTTCGATCTGGTGGACAGCTCGGATGCGCTTCTGGTGGTGGGATCGTCGTTGACGGTGATGTCCGGGCTACGGTTCGTCCGTCGAGCAGCAAAGGCGGCGCTTCCGATCGTCGTCATTAATCGCGGCCCCACCAGGGGCGACGAGTTCGCGACGATCACGACCCAGGCAGGCTGCTCGGAGACCCTGGCCGCGCTGGTGGACGCGCTGCCGCCCCTCGACTAG
- a CDS encoding D-isomer specific 2-hydroxyacid dehydrogenase family protein encodes MTSPRSKAIAIGPEEDRKLVKAIERGGAVSTPLSDASALIWSAGPSDFPASLPDGVRWVQLPSAGVESWFDARAFEAHPSVEFTSAAGAFAATVAEHALALLLAGVRALPEHLQARSWEQEHLIGRVGTLRGATVTIVGAGGIGRALIPMLAALGAEVVAVNRSGRPVPGAIRTLPVSALDEVWSNTDHVVVAAPATPATRHLVGSAELARLPRHSWVVNVARGSLVDTDALVEALRTESIAGAGLDVTDPEPLPDGHPLWRLTNAIITPHDSNPTVLRENAYAEHVAANVARFVAGEALIARVDPTQGY; translated from the coding sequence GTGACTTCGCCCCGTTCGAAAGCCATAGCCATCGGTCCCGAAGAAGACCGAAAGTTGGTGAAAGCGATCGAGCGGGGTGGAGCCGTCTCTACGCCCTTGTCCGATGCCTCCGCGTTGATCTGGTCGGCTGGTCCGTCCGATTTCCCCGCGTCACTGCCGGACGGTGTTCGCTGGGTGCAGCTCCCCTCGGCCGGTGTCGAGTCCTGGTTCGACGCGCGAGCCTTCGAGGCCCATCCCTCTGTGGAATTCACCTCTGCTGCAGGCGCTTTCGCGGCGACCGTTGCCGAACACGCGCTGGCCTTGCTGCTTGCCGGAGTGCGCGCGCTCCCTGAGCATCTCCAAGCGCGCAGCTGGGAGCAAGAGCACCTCATTGGCCGAGTGGGAACTCTGCGCGGCGCAACGGTCACCATCGTGGGCGCCGGCGGAATAGGTCGCGCGTTGATTCCGATGCTCGCTGCACTCGGCGCCGAGGTCGTTGCTGTGAATCGCTCCGGCCGCCCCGTTCCGGGAGCGATACGAACCCTGCCGGTGTCGGCGCTCGACGAAGTGTGGTCGAATACCGATCACGTCGTCGTCGCGGCACCCGCCACCCCCGCCACGCGGCACCTCGTCGGCTCTGCCGAGCTTGCAAGACTGCCGAGGCACTCCTGGGTCGTCAACGTCGCACGCGGATCGCTCGTCGATACCGACGCTCTGGTCGAGGCGCTGAGAACCGAATCGATCGCCGGGGCAGGACTCGACGTCACCGACCCCGAACCGCTTCCTGACGGCCACCCGCTGTGGAGACTGACCAACGCGATCATCACCCCGCACGACTCGAACCCCACCGTGCTGCGCGAGAACGCGTACGCCGAGCATGTGGCCGCGAACGTGGCACGCTTCGTCGCTGGTGAGGCCCTCATCGCTCGTGTGGATCCGACTCAGGGATATTGA
- a CDS encoding ectoine synthase: MIVRTTEEITGTDRDISSEDGNWRSKRIILGGDKVGFSFHETTIKAGTVNNFHYANHIEAVWLIEGEGTLTDRETGETYELGAGSMYLLNGNERHTVEPRTQMRMLCVFNPPVVGNETHDENGVYPLVEVPA, encoded by the coding sequence ATGATCGTACGCACCACCGAAGAAATCACCGGAACAGACCGCGACATCAGCAGCGAGGACGGAAACTGGCGCAGCAAGCGCATCATCCTCGGCGGCGACAAAGTCGGTTTCTCATTCCACGAAACCACGATCAAAGCCGGCACGGTGAACAACTTTCACTACGCCAACCACATCGAAGCCGTGTGGCTCATCGAGGGCGAAGGCACGCTCACCGATCGTGAGACCGGTGAGACCTACGAACTCGGAGCTGGGTCCATGTACCTGCTCAACGGCAACGAACGCCACACCGTCGAACCTCGGACCCAGATGCGCATGCTGTGCGTATTCAATCCACCCGTGGTGGGCAACGAGACCCACGACGAAAACGGTGTCTACCCCCTCGTCGAGGTGCCTGCCTAA
- the ectB gene encoding diaminobutyrate--2-oxoglutarate transaminase, whose amino-acid sequence MTEKTKTTEKPDIFETVESAVRSYSRQWPAVFTTAKNSTIVDETGREYLDFFGGAGALNYGHNNQILKDALVDYIQSDGITHGLDMSTVAKREFLESFKKNILDPRGLNYKVQFPGPTGTNTVEAALKLARKVTGREAIINFTNAFHGMTLGALSVTGNSMKRAGAGIPLVHTTPMPYDNYFGGVTEDFQWFERVLDDSGSGFNRPAAVIVETIQGEGGINVARPEWLRALAELCSRRDILLIVDDVQMGCGRTGQFFSFEEAGIVPDIVTLSKSIGGYGMPMALTLFKPELDAWSPGEHNGTFRGFNPSFVTAKTAIDTYWSDDKFEKEVLAKGEHIRDRFIKLCAKFDGVSTRGRGMVQALVFDEPEMASKVAALCYDEALLVETAGPSDEVVKLLPPLTTTIEELDRGLDIIENATVKVCS is encoded by the coding sequence ATGACCGAGAAGACGAAAACCACAGAGAAGCCCGACATCTTCGAGACCGTCGAGTCCGCCGTCCGTAGCTACAGCCGCCAGTGGCCGGCCGTTTTCACGACCGCGAAGAACTCCACCATCGTCGACGAAACCGGCCGCGAGTACCTCGACTTCTTCGGCGGCGCAGGTGCGCTGAACTACGGACACAACAACCAGATCCTCAAGGACGCACTGGTCGACTACATCCAGAGCGACGGCATCACCCATGGACTGGACATGTCCACTGTTGCCAAACGCGAATTCCTGGAGTCGTTCAAAAAGAACATCCTCGATCCGCGTGGCCTGAACTACAAGGTTCAGTTCCCCGGACCCACCGGCACCAACACCGTCGAAGCCGCACTGAAGCTCGCTCGCAAGGTGACCGGTCGCGAAGCGATCATCAACTTCACCAACGCATTCCATGGCATGACACTCGGTGCGTTGTCGGTTACCGGCAACTCGATGAAGCGAGCTGGCGCCGGAATCCCGCTGGTACACACCACGCCGATGCCGTACGACAACTACTTCGGTGGAGTCACCGAGGACTTCCAGTGGTTCGAACGTGTCCTCGACGATTCGGGCAGTGGATTCAACCGTCCGGCCGCCGTGATCGTGGAGACCATCCAGGGCGAGGGCGGAATCAACGTTGCACGCCCGGAATGGTTGCGCGCCTTGGCCGAGCTGTGCTCGCGTCGCGACATCCTCCTGATCGTCGACGACGTCCAGATGGGCTGCGGCCGCACCGGTCAGTTCTTCTCCTTCGAGGAAGCCGGGATCGTTCCCGATATCGTCACGCTGTCGAAGTCGATCGGTGGATACGGCATGCCGATGGCGCTCACACTGTTCAAGCCCGAACTCGACGCCTGGTCCCCGGGTGAGCACAACGGAACCTTCCGCGGATTCAACCCGTCGTTCGTCACCGCGAAGACCGCGATCGACACCTACTGGTCCGACGACAAGTTCGAGAAGGAGGTTCTCGCCAAGGGCGAGCACATCCGGGACCGATTCATCAAGCTCTGCGCCAAGTTCGACGGAGTCTCGACGCGTGGACGCGGCATGGTTCAAGCCCTGGTCTTCGACGAGCCCGAGATGGCAAGCAAGGTCGCGGCGCTCTGCTACGACGAAGCACTGCTCGTCGAAACCGCAGGACCGTCCGACGAGGTCGTCAAGCTGCTTCCGCCGCTGACCACGACCATCGAAGAACTCGATCGCGGACTGGACATCATCGAAAACGCGACAGTTAAAGTGTGCTCCTGA
- a CDS encoding RecQ family ATP-dependent DNA helicase, translated as MTTASEAPTDLRTDAERLLRELAGPVARLREDQWIAIEALVVHRRRALVVQRTGWGKSAVYFIAAKLLRQQGLGPTVIVSPLLALMRNQVASAERAGVKAATINSGNMTEWEDVHADVAAGRLDVLLVSPERLNNPDFRDQVLPSLAGDAGLVVVDEAHCVSDWGHDFRPDYRRIRTLISELREGIPVLATTATANDRVVSDVAAQLGVGGGDTLVLRGGLERESLHLSVVKIENSTERAAWLASHLAQLPGSGIIYTLTVSAARDLASLLSDQGLAVSAYTGQTDTTERETLEAELLNNDVKALVATSALGMGFDKPDLGFVVHMGAPSSPISYYQQVGRAGRATERAEVILLPGHEDRQIWSYFASVAFPREHVVRQVIDNLDPVKPQSTPALEPLVDLNRSRLEMVLKVLDVDGAVQRVRGGWISTGQPWTYDADRYERLEQARDAEQQAMLDYQRTDGCRMEFLRRQLDDPNLGDGKAECGRCDNCTGQSYSSQVDATAVESAKARLDRPGLDLPPRKQWPSGMKKLGVSLSGKIADGPEPGRILGRLTDLGWGGRLRAVLDGPDGPAPSALIDGCIAVLASWDWKSRPTAVLALESDTHPKLVQSVAGELARIGKLTDLGVLRRRPDHPRVTAANSAFRVAGLVDSWDVPDLSGTDGPLLLVDLTTDTGWTFTCAAAALRGAGADAVLPFALATPK; from the coding sequence ATGACCACCGCATCGGAAGCTCCGACAGACCTGCGTACCGACGCCGAGCGCCTGCTCCGCGAACTCGCAGGCCCGGTTGCCCGCCTGCGGGAAGACCAGTGGATCGCCATCGAGGCCCTCGTTGTGCACCGGCGGCGCGCTCTGGTGGTCCAACGCACCGGTTGGGGAAAGTCCGCTGTCTACTTCATTGCGGCAAAGTTGCTCCGGCAGCAGGGCCTGGGCCCCACCGTCATCGTGTCGCCTCTGCTTGCACTGATGCGGAACCAGGTTGCCTCCGCCGAACGAGCAGGCGTCAAGGCGGCGACCATCAACTCCGGCAACATGACGGAGTGGGAAGACGTGCACGCCGATGTGGCGGCAGGACGGCTCGATGTTCTTCTCGTCAGCCCAGAGCGATTGAACAATCCCGACTTCCGCGACCAGGTACTCCCGTCGCTGGCAGGCGACGCCGGTCTGGTCGTGGTCGACGAGGCGCACTGTGTGTCGGACTGGGGTCACGACTTTCGTCCGGACTACCGGCGAATACGAACTCTCATTTCCGAGTTGCGTGAAGGGATCCCCGTCCTGGCGACCACTGCTACAGCCAACGATCGTGTGGTGTCGGACGTCGCAGCCCAACTCGGCGTCGGAGGCGGCGACACTCTCGTACTCCGCGGCGGCCTCGAACGTGAGTCGCTGCACCTGTCGGTGGTGAAGATCGAGAACTCGACCGAACGCGCAGCGTGGCTGGCTTCCCACCTCGCGCAACTACCCGGATCGGGAATCATCTACACGTTGACCGTCTCCGCGGCACGTGACCTCGCGAGTTTGCTGTCCGACCAGGGGCTCGCGGTGTCGGCGTACACCGGCCAGACCGACACGACCGAGCGAGAGACCCTCGAAGCCGAACTGCTCAACAACGACGTGAAAGCCCTGGTCGCGACGTCTGCGCTCGGCATGGGGTTCGACAAGCCGGATCTGGGTTTCGTCGTGCACATGGGGGCGCCGTCCTCCCCCATCTCGTACTACCAGCAGGTCGGCCGTGCAGGTCGTGCGACCGAGCGCGCAGAAGTGATTCTTCTCCCCGGCCACGAGGACAGGCAGATCTGGAGCTACTTCGCCTCCGTGGCGTTCCCGCGTGAGCATGTCGTCCGGCAGGTCATCGACAACCTGGACCCGGTCAAGCCGCAATCGACGCCAGCTCTGGAACCCTTGGTCGATCTCAATCGAAGCCGCCTCGAGATGGTTCTGAAAGTTCTCGACGTGGACGGAGCCGTTCAGCGCGTGCGTGGCGGCTGGATCTCGACTGGTCAGCCTTGGACCTACGACGCAGACCGCTACGAGCGCCTCGAGCAAGCCAGAGACGCGGAACAGCAGGCGATGCTGGACTACCAGCGAACCGATGGCTGCAGGATGGAATTCCTCCGTCGCCAGCTCGACGATCCGAACCTCGGCGACGGTAAGGCCGAGTGTGGCCGATGCGACAATTGCACAGGGCAGTCTTACTCTTCCCAGGTCGACGCCACTGCGGTCGAATCCGCGAAAGCCAGGCTCGACCGGCCCGGACTGGACCTTCCGCCGCGTAAACAGTGGCCCAGCGGGATGAAGAAGCTCGGAGTCTCACTCTCGGGGAAGATTGCCGACGGGCCCGAACCAGGACGGATCCTCGGGCGGCTCACCGACCTCGGATGGGGTGGCCGGCTGCGTGCTGTCCTCGACGGCCCCGACGGTCCAGCGCCGTCGGCCCTAATCGACGGGTGTATCGCGGTGCTGGCATCCTGGGACTGGAAGTCACGGCCGACGGCTGTGCTCGCCCTGGAGTCGGATACGCACCCCAAATTGGTCCAGTCGGTGGCGGGTGAACTTGCGCGCATCGGCAAGCTGACCGACCTGGGCGTGCTTCGACGGAGGCCGGACCACCCGCGCGTCACGGCCGCCAACTCCGCGTTCAGGGTCGCCGGTCTCGTCGACTCGTGGGACGTACCGGATCTGAGCGGCACAGATGGCCCGTTGTTGCTTGTGGATCTGACGACCGACACCGGCTGGACGTTCACCTGCGCCGCGGCGGCGCTCCGGGGCGCAGGGGCGGACGCGGTGCTCCCGTTTGCCCTGGCCACCCCCAAGTAG